From Faecalicatena sp. Marseille-Q4148:
TGAATGGTATGCGTGCAGGTCTTGCACCGACAGGTTCTTCCAGACGCCAGAACTATAAATTTGCACCGGTAGCCCGTATGACAAATACTTATATTGCTCCGGGTAAGAGTACTCCGGAAGAAATTATTGCTGCGACAGAGAGAGGACTTTATGTAAAATCCATTATTGGCGGTTCTGTAGAATCTGCAACAGGTGATTTTAACTTTAGTACAGGCGAATGTTATCTGATTGAAAACGGAAAAGTGACGACTCCGGTCCGCGGCGCTACATTGATTGGAAACGGCGGAACAGTTCTGCAGAACGTAGATATGGTGGCAGGAGATTATGATCTGCGTCAGGGATACTGCTATGCATCAAGCGGCGCTCTCTTTATCGGAGCCGGTCAGCCGACAATCCGCGTAAGTAATATGACAGTAGGAGGGATTCGATAATGGTGGAGAAATTTATTGAGGAATTTACGAAAGCCGCACATGAACGTGGAATCCGGAATCTGGAATTTTATGCGGAATCTGTGCAGTCCGCATCGGTAAATATTTACGAAAAACAGCCGGAATTCCAGACAGAAAGTGATGTGGAGGCCTGCTATGTAGAAGGAGAATATCAGGGGTATAAAGGATATATTTATGCTGAAGATTTTTCAGAGGAATATTTGGAGGAGAAGCTGGATCAGTTCTGTGAAATTGCTGAATATTTGAAAGAACCTTATGAAGCAAAAGAGCTTGGCAATTGTACATGTCAGAAAGAATTTGAACTTTCAGGTGTGGAACATATGACGGAGCAGCTGCTTCAGACCGTGGAAGCATGTGAAGGAATTCATCCGGATTTTAATAAGTTTTCTCATTTATCTGCAAGGGAGACGATTCGTCGGATCGTAATCCAAAATGACCGTGGAGGACGCATGGAAGATGCGGTTAAATTTGCCGGTGTTTATGTAGGAGCAGAAGCTGTGAAAAATGATGCAGTACAGACATCCGGGGGCGAAGATCTGAAAGGTTCTGCAGGAGAACTGAAGATGGAAGCAGTGGCAAGAGAAGCTGTCGAAGAGGCATGCAGCTTGTTGGGAGCATCTCCGGTAGAGACGAAGAAATATCCGGTCATCTTAAAAAACAGTGTTATCTGTGAGATGTTATCTATGTATCTTCCTTCCTTTGGGGCAGATACTGTGCGGAAAAATATCAGCAAACTGGCAGGACAGACAGGAAAGGAAGTAGCATCTGAGATTGTAAATCTGGTAGAAGATCCGGAAGGCCTCAATGCGAGAAGCTTTGATGATGAAGGAACGCCGACGGTAAAGAAATATCTGATCAGAGACGGAATTCTTGGAGAATATTTGTACAATCAGGCAGAGGCGCTTCTGGCAGGAAAGAAATCCACAGGAAATGGGTTCAAATCCAGCTATCGAAGTGTTCCGGCAATTGGGGTAACAAATCTGAAACTGATTGGAGAAGAAAAATCAAGAGAGAGGTTGATCGAAGAACTGCAGGATGGGTTATATATTACTGCCTGTGACGGCATGTTTGCCGGAGCAGATCCGGTAAGCGGAGATTTCTCTCTGATTTCAAAAGGATATCTTGTGAAAAATGGCAAGCTGGATCGCGCAGTGAATCAGATTGCAGTAGCAGGTAATTTCTATGATATGCTGAAACATATTCGAGGCATTGCAAATGACTATCTCGTAACAGGAGGAGCCGGAGGAATCTTTGAAGCTCCATCCGTATCTGTCGGAGAACTTGTTGTGTCTGGTAAATAGTGAGGAGAAAAGCAGGGGACTGGAAGAAGAAACAGTTTCCTGTTTTTTTCTGTTCGGAGAGAAAAGGAAGTGATATAATAACAAAGGAGATGACGAAGCTTGGAGGAGAATAACATGGATCATACAGAACAGATAAAGAGATTAAAAGAGAATATAGGAAGTGTTCTCGTAGGTAAGGAGAAACAGACACGGTGGCTTCTGACGGCGCTTCTGGCAAGAGGCCATGTGCTTCTTGAGGATGTTCCGGGAACGGGGAAAACAATGCTTGCCAAGACGCTGGCGCAGTCGGTGGAGGCAAAGTATCACAGGGTTCAGTTCACACCGGATCTGCTGCCGTCAGATTTGCTTGGATTAAATTACTATAATCAAAAAGAAGGAATATTTACTTTTAAAGAAGGACCGGTGTTTAGTAATATTCTTTTAGCGGATGAAATTAACCGGGCGACACCGAGAACACAGTCCAGTCTTCTGGAATGTATGGAAGAGCAGCAAGTAACGGTGGACGGAAAGACTTATATGCTGGAGGCTCCGTTTTTTGTTATTGCAACACAAAATCCGATTGAAACAGTAGGAACGTTTCCGCTTCCGGAGGCTCAGCTTGACCGTTTTCTGATGAAGTTTTCTCTCGGAAATACGAAAGCGGAAGAAGAAATAGAAGTGATCAAACGGTTTCTTTACGGCAATCCATTTCAGAAATTGGAGCCGGTATGCGAAACAGAAGAGATTCTTGTGCTTCAGAAAGAAGTGCAGGAAGTATTTCTCCATGAGGAACTGATGGAGTATATTGTGAAGATCGTAATGGCAACAAGAACACATAAACAGATTTTTACAGGTGTCAGTACGAGAGGGACACTTGCACTTGTTCGTGCAGCAAAAGCGCTGGCCTATGTGAATGGACGGAGGTTTGTGACGCCGGAAGAAATAAAAGAGCTGGCGGTTCCTGTTTTGGCGCACCGCATTTCTCTTCAGAAGGGGGAAGGGAGAAGACGTCCGGAAACGATTATAGAAGAGCTTCTCGAAGGAATTCCGGTACCGACGGAAGATTGGAGCCGTTAGAAAATGTGGATGATCATGTTAGAAATGCTTGCGGCTGCCGGGATTGCTTTGTGGCTGCAGCAGAAATTTTTTCAAATATATTCGAGACGGGGGCTGTCGGCGGAAGTATATTTCGATGAAGAAGAATTAAACGCAGGAGAGAGATCAACCATCTCTATCACTGTGACCAATCGAAAAAATATACCGCTCAGTGCAGTCAGTCTTGCATTTCGTGTAGATAAGACAATCCGTTGTCTGGAAGAGGAAAATAGCGCGGTATCGGATTATACTTATCGCTATGATGTATTTTCTATAGGAGGATATGAAAAAGTAAGACGGGTTGCGCCTATTCTTTGTCAGAAGAGAGGGTATTATGAGATTGAGGATCTGGAATTATCTACAAGCGATCTGTTTTATCGAAAACAGTTCCATAAAGAATGTCATTCCGATTCCGTGCTTTATGTCTATCCGGCGGCAGTTCCGGCAGAGTTGTCGGAGAAAGCGGCGAGGAAGATTTATGGTGAAGTGACAGCGCGGCGCTTTCTGGTCGAAGATCCATATGAATTCCGGGGATTACGGGAATATCAGCCTTATGATGAAATGCGCTATATTAACTGGAAAGCTTCTGCACGCTGTACAGAGCTGATGGTAATGCAGAAAGGAAGTATGTCAGACCAGAAAGTCGTGATTCTTTTGAATGCGGCAAGCGATGACGGGGATAACCGTATCCTTGTGGAAAAGGGGATTTCGATTGCTTATGCACTGGCAGAGCATTTGATCAGAGAGGGAATACAGACAGGGTTGATTTCGAATGGGAGAGACCGTTTAGACGGCAAAACGATTTATTTGGAGGCAGGGGCTGCCAGAAGTCATGTAGAGGCTATCGGCCGCTGCCTTGCCAGACTGATAGAAACATCGGATCAGACCTCTTTTGCATCCTGTATCAAAGAGCGGATTCTCAGTGAAGAGAATCAGGATACGGTGTATGTTGTAATCAGTGAAGTGCGGAATCGAAATGCAGTAGCAGACTTTCCAAAGCTTGCAGAAGTATGTGAAGGTTCTCAAATGATTCTTGTGAAACGGATTGATGACAAAACAGAAGATCTGGAGCAGCTTTCCGAAAATATTATGATGTGGGAGGTGCCTTATGCATAGCCGAACAAGTACAAAATTATCCAACCGCATGTATAAGAAATGGGTAGAACGCTTTCGGATGCCATTCCATGTAGGAGTTGGAATCGTATGCATATTTCTATACCTGATTCTTGATAATATAAAAACAGCGGTACCGCCTGCGGCTGCACTTTGGATTTTCGGTATTAATTTTCTTATTGCTCTTGTGCAGTGGAATCATCACCGGTTATATCGGTTCGCTAATTCCAGCCGTTATATGAAAGGAATTCCGGAGAAAAAACTTCAGGTAATTAACGGGATGTATCTTCTTGTTTTTTCATTACTGATTGGTGGAATCACATTTCTTTTTATGCAGCTTCCGCTCATGGAGATCGGTACGTCTATTGCAATCCGGCTGCGGGATTTGCTTCGGTTTATTTTCAGTGGATTTGCTAAAACCGCCATAAGCTCTTCAGCGGGAGAAGAAGCCGGAATGAATATGGGGATGATGGATTATTTTGCTGATCTGAGAGGAGATGCGCCTGTTAATACGGCGTTTGGAAGATTTCTGGAAAAAATAATGATTGTGTTTGGGATTGTGCTTACCTGTATTCTTGTTGTGTATACATTTGTAACGATTTACCGAAAAATATGGGAAAAAGTGCGGTTTCAGTTTGATGACGAAGTGCTGAAAATTGAAAAGGATGAAAAAACAGTTCAGATGCAAAAAAAGCCGATTTCATTCAAAAATAGATTTCAAAGAGATGCAGCGTCACAGTTTCGGAAACATTATCGAAAAATGATCCGACGGCGTCTGAAGAAAGGGAGTAATGTTAATCCGGCATGGACACCTGAAGAAATCGAAGCATTTGTCGGATTGTCAGGAGAAGAAGGCAATCAGAAAATCCATGAAATGTATGAATGCATTCGGTATGGGAGAAAAGAAGAATTTGATGCAAGAGAAGCTGAGAGACTACAGCAGAATATGAGATAAAAAAGAATCCCGCTTGCGGGATTCTTTTTTAACCAATGGTCTGTTTTGTATAAGTTTCTGATTTAATCGGACGAGGCGCGTATACGAAAAAATATAATACAGCTGCCATAAGAAAAGCGCTTACAACATCAATAACAGAGTGCTGTTTTAAAAACATTGTAGACAGAATAATAGATACTGTCAGTAAAAATGTGCCAATCTGAAGTGCTTTATGTTTTCTGAGCGCCTGGCTGCGATGAATTGCGATGTAAGCTCCGATAGAATTAAATACATGGATACTTGGAAGGACATTTGTTGAAGTATCGGCAATATAAAGTGTCTTTACCATATCCGTAAAAATATTATCCCGTGGAAATACATCCGGTCTCAAATCCAACCCATTTGGATATACCGTAGAAATAATGAGGAAGATCGTCATTCCGGTAAACAGGAAACTGACGAGCTGATAAAATTCTCTTTTGTCGTGAAAGAAAAAATATCCGACAGTTACAGCGATATAACCAAACCACAATAAATAAGGTACGACAAAGAATTCAATAAACGGTATCTTATCGTCCAATGGAGAATGGATCAGATGAAATTCAGTTGTGACATGTTGTTCCAGATAGAAGAACCATGGGAGGTAGATCAGTCCGTATAAAAACACCCACGCATGCTTATATTTCTGAATAAAGTTTTTCATAATGAACCCCCGCTTTCTTTTTGGAGTCATTCGGATTATAACATGATTTCGAAAGTGCAACAACAATATTCACAGTAAATTTAGAATCTTAATAAAATCTTAGAAATTTAGAAGAGTGAAGGGAGAGAATCGTATAGAAGATTCTCTCCCTGATAGTTATATTATCTATCGACCTTGTTTACGAGGCATCTCCCATGCATTGTGATCTGTATGAAGCAGCATGTGCGCCTTGTGGGACATTGGTTTTTCAAGATAATCTGTATATAATTTTTGAACATCCGGATTCTCATGAGAGAAACGAATCTGTGCATTAGAATCAAGGAAATAGAGATTCTTGCCACGTTCAAAAGCAAGTTCTTCGCCATCATGGATCGGCTGTCCGCCGCCGCCAACGCATCCGCCCGGGCAAGCCATAACTTCTACGAAGTCATAATGTACTTCACCACGCTCGATCTGATTGATAAGACGGCGTGTATTGCCGAGACCATTTACAATGGCTGCCTTTACAACAGCATCTCCCAGTTGGAATTCAGCAGTTACGATATCAGTTTCCTGACTTGTAGCACGAACAACTTTGAAAGCATCCGGTTCTGGATTCTTTCCGGTTACAAGGAAGTAAGCAGAACGAAGAGCTGCTTCCATAACACCTCCGGTTGCACCGAAGATCACGCCGGCACCGGAGCCTTCTTTCATAAGTGGATCACATTCGCGGTCTACAAGTGTAGAAGGTTCGATATGTGCAGAGCGGATCATGCGGGTAAGCTCGCGGGTTGTGATAACGATATCTGTGTCATGTCCGGCGTATTCGCCGTAGAAAAGTTCCATATTACGTTCACCTTTCTTAGCTACGCAAGGCATAACAGAAACAGTTACCATGTCTTCCGGTTTTACACCGATAGACTCAGCGAAATAAGTCTTCATCACGGCACCGAACATCTGCTGCGGTGATTTTGCAGTAGAGAGCTGTGGTACAAGATGAGGATACTGTGATTTGATGAAACGGATCCAGCCAGGACAGCAGGAAGTAAACATCGGGCGTTCTTTTGTCTCGCCTTTTGTGAAGCGTTCCAGGAATTCGGTACCTTCTTCCATAATAGTAAGGTCAGCAGAGAAGGTTGTATCAAATACATAATCGACACCGAGGCGTTTCAAAGAATCCATAATCTTTCCAACCGTTGCTTCTCCCCGTTTCATGCCAAGAGCTTCGCCCCATGCAGTACGCACAGCCGGAGCTACCTGGGCTACAACAACTTTCTTCGGATCAGCAATTGCTTCCCATACTTTCTCTGTATCGTCGCGTTCACGCAGAGCGCCGACCGGGCAATGTGTAATACACTGACCGCAAAGAGAACAGTCTGCTTCATTAATTGTTCTGTGACCGGAGACATTGACTGTAGAGCGGGAACCTGTTCCTTCCACATGCCATACATTCAGACTCTGGATCTTGTCACAGACTTGAACACAGCGCATACATTTGATACATTTTGCAGAGTCACGGATCAATGGGAAGTTTTTATCCCATGGCTGACGTTCCAGACGTTCGCCAAATGGAATCTCAAGGATATTGAGATCATTGGCAATTTTCTGAAGAGAACAGTTACCGCTTCTGACACAGGTTGCACATTTGCAGTCATGCTGTGAGAGGATGAGCTGCACCGTCTTTCTTCTGTCTGCCCGTACTTTTGGACTGTTTGTATAAATTACCATGCCTTCCTGAGCAACATTGTTGCAGGATGTGATCAGGCGGTCATTGCCTTCTAATTCTACAACGCAGACGCGGCATGCAGCAATCTCATTCACATCTTTCAGATAACACAGCTTTGGAATCGGGATTCCGTTCTGTGCTGCTGCTTCCATAATGGTAGTGCCTTCCGGCACAGAAATTTGTTTATGATCGATTGTAAAATTTACCATACTTTCTCCCGACCTCCTTTGAACAGACCATAACCGAAGTGGTCACAGCGCAGACAACGTCCGGCTTCCTGACAAGCTTCTGATTTGGTCATGCAGTTTTCAACACCTTCGAAATCGTGGATACGTTCACATGCTTCCCGTTCTGTCAGTTCCACGCGTCCGCATGGTGCGCGGTCATCGAGGTTCGGTTCCGGAATCTCAACGTCACATGTAATTTCATGGTGGTATCCAAGATACTCATCTATATTGGCAGCTACAACTTTCGCTGCGGCGATCGCACGAATAACGGTAGCAGGACCTGTTGCACAGTCTCCGCCGGCAAATACACCAGGAATATCGGAAAATCCACCGAATTTCTCAGCCATAATCTTACCGCGCTCAACAGGAACACCGGCATTTGCAAAATGTTCTGTTTCGATATTTTGTCCGATTGCAACAACGAGTGCAGA
This genomic window contains:
- a CDS encoding TldD/PmbA family protein is translated as MVEKFIEEFTKAAHERGIRNLEFYAESVQSASVNIYEKQPEFQTESDVEACYVEGEYQGYKGYIYAEDFSEEYLEEKLDQFCEIAEYLKEPYEAKELGNCTCQKEFELSGVEHMTEQLLQTVEACEGIHPDFNKFSHLSARETIRRIVIQNDRGGRMEDAVKFAGVYVGAEAVKNDAVQTSGGEDLKGSAGELKMEAVAREAVEEACSLLGASPVETKKYPVILKNSVICEMLSMYLPSFGADTVRKNISKLAGQTGKEVASEIVNLVEDPEGLNARSFDDEGTPTVKKYLIRDGILGEYLYNQAEALLAGKKSTGNGFKSSYRSVPAIGVTNLKLIGEEKSRERLIEELQDGLYITACDGMFAGADPVSGDFSLISKGYLVKNGKLDRAVNQIAVAGNFYDMLKHIRGIANDYLVTGGAGGIFEAPSVSVGELVVSGK
- a CDS encoding MoxR family ATPase yields the protein MDHTEQIKRLKENIGSVLVGKEKQTRWLLTALLARGHVLLEDVPGTGKTMLAKTLAQSVEAKYHRVQFTPDLLPSDLLGLNYYNQKEGIFTFKEGPVFSNILLADEINRATPRTQSSLLECMEEQQVTVDGKTYMLEAPFFVIATQNPIETVGTFPLPEAQLDRFLMKFSLGNTKAEEEIEVIKRFLYGNPFQKLEPVCETEEILVLQKEVQEVFLHEELMEYIVKIVMATRTHKQIFTGVSTRGTLALVRAAKALAYVNGRRFVTPEEIKELAVPVLAHRISLQKGEGRRRPETIIEELLEGIPVPTEDWSR
- a CDS encoding DUF58 domain-containing protein; the encoded protein is MWMIMLEMLAAAGIALWLQQKFFQIYSRRGLSAEVYFDEEELNAGERSTISITVTNRKNIPLSAVSLAFRVDKTIRCLEEENSAVSDYTYRYDVFSIGGYEKVRRVAPILCQKRGYYEIEDLELSTSDLFYRKQFHKECHSDSVLYVYPAAVPAELSEKAARKIYGEVTARRFLVEDPYEFRGLREYQPYDEMRYINWKASARCTELMVMQKGSMSDQKVVILLNAASDDGDNRILVEKGISIAYALAEHLIREGIQTGLISNGRDRLDGKTIYLEAGAARSHVEAIGRCLARLIETSDQTSFASCIKERILSEENQDTVYVVISEVRNRNAVADFPKLAEVCEGSQMILVKRIDDKTEDLEQLSENIMMWEVPYA
- a CDS encoding phosphatase PAP2 family protein: MKNFIQKYKHAWVFLYGLIYLPWFFYLEQHVTTEFHLIHSPLDDKIPFIEFFVVPYLLWFGYIAVTVGYFFFHDKREFYQLVSFLFTGMTIFLIISTVYPNGLDLRPDVFPRDNIFTDMVKTLYIADTSTNVLPSIHVFNSIGAYIAIHRSQALRKHKALQIGTFLLTVSIILSTMFLKQHSVIDVVSAFLMAAVLYFFVYAPRPIKSETYTKQTIG
- a CDS encoding [FeFe] hydrogenase, group A, producing the protein MVNFTIDHKQISVPEGTTIMEAAAQNGIPIPKLCYLKDVNEIAACRVCVVELEGNDRLITSCNNVAQEGMVIYTNSPKVRADRRKTVQLILSQHDCKCATCVRSGNCSLQKIANDLNILEIPFGERLERQPWDKNFPLIRDSAKCIKCMRCVQVCDKIQSLNVWHVEGTGSRSTVNVSGHRTINEADCSLCGQCITHCPVGALRERDDTEKVWEAIADPKKVVVAQVAPAVRTAWGEALGMKRGEATVGKIMDSLKRLGVDYVFDTTFSADLTIMEEGTEFLERFTKGETKERPMFTSCCPGWIRFIKSQYPHLVPQLSTAKSPQQMFGAVMKTYFAESIGVKPEDMVTVSVMPCVAKKGERNMELFYGEYAGHDTDIVITTRELTRMIRSAHIEPSTLVDRECDPLMKEGSGAGVIFGATGGVMEAALRSAYFLVTGKNPEPDAFKVVRATSQETDIVTAEFQLGDAVVKAAIVNGLGNTRRLINQIERGEVHYDFVEVMACPGGCVGGGGQPIHDGEELAFERGKNLYFLDSNAQIRFSHENPDVQKLYTDYLEKPMSHKAHMLLHTDHNAWEMPRKQGR